Proteins from one Candidatus Babeliales bacterium genomic window:
- a CDS encoding aminotransferase class V-fold PLP-dependent enzyme: protein EDVNCEHATWRSAPHKFEAGTPPIAQAIGLGVAIDYLRTNVDFDEIMNYETQLCARLIDGLSAIVQVRILGPIAELKQKGHMVSFLVDGFHSHDVAAFLDSRGISVRAGHHCAQPFAKKLGYDASVRVSFYFYNTFEDVDRIVAAVQELVQ, encoded by the coding sequence TGGAAGACGTTAATTGTGAACATGCAACATGGCGTTCTGCACCGCATAAGTTTGAAGCCGGCACGCCTCCAATAGCACAAGCAATTGGTTTGGGTGTAGCAATTGATTATCTGCGTACCAATGTAGATTTTGATGAAATTATGAATTATGAAACACAACTATGTGCACGCTTAATTGATGGCTTGTCTGCAATTGTACAAGTGAGAATTTTAGGTCCCATTGCCGAGCTCAAACAAAAAGGGCACATGGTGAGTTTTTTGGTCGATGGTTTCCATAGCCATGATGTGGCAGCATTTTTAGATTCTCGTGGCATTTCTGTTCGTGCTGGGCACCATTGTGCACAACCTTTTGCCAAAAAACTTGGGTATGATGCTTCTGTCAGAGTCAGTTTTTATTTTTATAACACATTCGAAGATGTTGATCGCATTGTTGCAGCGGTGCAAGAGTTGGTGCAATAG